The DNA region AGTTGTAAAATTGTCATCCAGTAGTATCATGGAACTTGCCTCTTTTGTAACATCTGTTCCTGATATACCCATAGATATACCTATATCTGCTTCCTTAACTGCTGGAGCATCATTTACTCCATCCCCTGTCATGGCAACTATTTTGTTCTTTTTCTTAAAGGCCCGTACTATTCTTAGCTTGTGTTCAGGACTAACTCTGGCAAAAATTTTCACTTTATTTATTGCGTTTGATAGCTTTTTATCATCTAATCTATCTAATTCCTCACCAGTTATTACTTCAGATATATCACTGCAAATGTCCAGTTCTTTACCTATAGCAAAGGCCGTATTCTTATGGTCACCAGTTATCATTATAGGTTTTATGCCAGCCTCCTTGCATTTTAGCACTGCTGGTTTAACTTCTTCCCTTGGTGGATCAATCATACCAGCAAGACCTAAAAATATAAGATCCTTTTCTTGATTATTTTCAGTTATAATTCCATTATTCTTGTAAGCAGCTCCTATACACCTCAATGCCCTGTTCGCCATAGAATCTACAGCTGACTGCACTTTACTTTTATAATTAGTGGTAAATAATTCCACCTTACCATTTATAAATATATACTTACATCTTTCAATAATTCTCTCAGGAGCTCCCTTAACATAAGCAGTCTTTTTTCCCTGTTCGTTTAAAAGTACAGACATCATCTTTCTATTGGAATCAAAAGGTATCTCACTTATTCTGTTAATCCTATTCAAAAATCTTTTTAACTCATCTACACTGGCAAAAAATGCTTTGATTAAAGCAGTCTCCGTAGGATCTCCCATAAGGCCCTTATTAAGATTTTTCTCTTTATAGTTTAAATCACTGTCATTACAATAAGTGAAAGCCTTCTTTAAGGGCACTAGTACATTATCATTAAAAGAATTTTCACTATGCATTTTTCCATTATAATATATAGACTTTACAGTCATTATATTTTGCGTTAGGGTACCAGTCTTATCACTGCATATTATAGAGGTGCATCCTAGAGTTTCTACAGCAGGCAGTTTTCTAATGAGTGCATTTCTCTTAAGCATTCTTGATACTCCTAAAGCTAAAGCTACAGTGACTATAGCAGGCAGCCCTTCTGGAATAGCTGCTACAGCAAGGCTAACTCCTAATAAAAACATCTCATATTTATCCTGACCTCTTATAATACCTAAACCAGTAACTATTACACATATGCCTATACATAGTATCACAAGTATTCTTCCAAGGGATGCTAATTTTTCCTTTAAAGGAGTTTTATCTTCATCTATATTTTGCAGCAAATTTGCAATTTTACCCATTTCTGTATTCATACCCGTTTCAACTATTCTACCTTCACCTTTACCTGTAAGTACAACAGCTCCCATATATATATTGTTATTTTGATTACTTCTTGTCTTTGATACTCCTACAGATTCTCCTGTCAAAAGAGATTCATCTACCATTATATTTGATGACTTAACAATAATAGCATCTGCTGGTATTCTATCTCCACTTTCAATTATAATCAAATCACCTGGTACAAGATTTTCTGCATTTATTACTTGAATATTACCATCCCTCATAACCTTTGCCGTAGGTGATGCCATCTCTTTTAAAGCTTCTAGAGACTTTTCCGTTCTAAACTCCTGAATAAATCCTAAAATTGCATTCATGATAATTATAATTATTATAGTTATGGCATCTGCCTTTTCTCCCATAAGTCCAGATATAATTGTAGCCCCTATTAAAACCCAGGTTATAAAATCATTAAATTGAGATAAGAATATACTTAGAGCTGAAATACTTTTCTTTTTTTCAAGTACATTTAGTCCATATTTTTTTAATCTAGCTTCTGCCTCCTGACTACTAAGTCCATTATAGATTTCCTTTTCATTAATCATTTTCTTTCCTCCTGCCTTAGCTATTAGCTTTTAAACATCCTTCTGTTATTTATTTTCAGATGCCCTACTTTCACACTTGTCCATTAGGCATATGAAAATAAATATGAAGTCAAAGATGCGACGTATATTTTGAATCCAACAAGGAAACAGGTTCCGAAGATAGTGGGCTATCTGAGGGTTCTGTTGACGTAGTAAGATTCAAAATAGACTAGCATACTGACTAGTTATTTATTTGAATATGCCTTATCTCTATAAATAATATATGTTAATATATACAAGCTTTATGAAAAAATTTTAATTCTTTTACTTTACTTTTATAAATGTAAATTATAAAATATAGTAAGACAATTTATACTAAAATATAGAATTACCAAAGCATTTATTAGAATTTTCAAATTTTATATGACTGAAAATTTGAAAATTATTTTAAGGAGGACATTTACAAAATGAAGGATGTAATTTACATAACAGGACATAAGAATCCAGACTCAGATTCAATATGCGCTGCTGTAGCATATTCAGAATTTAAAAATAAAACAGGCAGCACCAAAGCAATACCCTTGAGACAAGGAGAACTCAGCAGAGAAACTAAATTTATTCTTGACTATTTTGATGTTGAAGAACCACTGCTTAAAACTACTATGAAACTTCAGATTTCAGATGTTAATTTTGATAATATTTCACCAATAACAGCAGATGTTTCTTTAAAGAAAGCCTGGTCTTTAATGAAAGAAAACAATGTAAAATCACTACCTGTAGTAGATAATCAGGGGAAATTGAAGGGGCTTGCTTCAATTTCAAATTTAATATCTACTTATATTAGTAACTGGGATGATAATATTCTTTCAAAATCCAGCACCAAAATAGATAATATATTAGATGCTCTATCTGCAAAAGCAATTTATTTAAGCAGTGAAAATCCTAGTTTTCCAGGCAAAATTATAGTAGCTGCAATGCTTCCTGAAAGTTTTGAAGAGTATATTAATGAAGGAGATATTGTAATTTCTGGAGACAGAAAGGATATCCAATCAATTATTGTAAAAGCTAAGGCATCTCTTTTAATAGTAACAGGTAATCATGACTTAAGTGAAGAAATATTTGAGAAGGCTAAGAAAGCCGGTACTTCCATCATTTTAACTCCTTATGATTCCTTTACTACAGCAAGACTTATAGTGCAAAGTATCCCTGTAGGCTACATACTTAATAATTCTGAAATTATCACTTTTAATGTGAATGATTATGTAGAAGATGCAAAGGATACAATGATAAAAACAAGATATAAAAGTTATCCTGTATTAGATGAATCAAATAAAGTAGTAGGTACAATTTCAAGAGATCATCTTATTTCTAAGGATAAAAAGAAACTTATATTGGTAGATCACAATGAAAAATCCCAAACTATAGATGGTCTTGAGGATGCAGAAATACTTGAAATTATAGATCACCACAGAATCGGAGATATTCAAACAGGTTCACCTATATATTTCAGAAATCAACCTATAGGAAGCTCCAGCAGTATAATAGGTTTAATTTTCTTTGAAAATGGTATAACTCCTTCAAAGAAAGCAGCCGGGCTTTTATGTGGAGCCATAATATCTGATACTTTACTATTCAGCTCTCCAACTACAACTGATACTGATAGAACTATTTTAAAGAAATTAGCTGAAATTGCTGAAATAGATCCTGAAGATTTTGCAGGTAAAATGTTTAAGGCCGGTACCTCTTTAGAAGGTAAAACTGTAACTGAAATATTTAATCAGGATTATAAGATTTTCAATTTGTCTAATTATAAAGTAGGAGTTTCACAGGTTACCACAATGGATCTGGAAGGCTTTGAACCAACAAAACCTGAAATGATCAGCTACATGGAAACTAAAGCCAAGGATGAAAAATTCAATGTACTCTTATTACTCTTAACTGATATATTAAAGGGTGGTTCACAACTTATAGCCGTAGGTCCAAATAAGGACATTGTTTCTAAAGCCTTTGACGTAAAACTTGAAAATAGTTCTGCTTACGCCCCAGGGGTGCTTTCAAGAAAGAAACAGGTTATTCCACCACTA from Clostridium pasteurianum BC1 includes:
- a CDS encoding putative manganese-dependent inorganic diphosphatase produces the protein MKDVIYITGHKNPDSDSICAAVAYSEFKNKTGSTKAIPLRQGELSRETKFILDYFDVEEPLLKTTMKLQISDVNFDNISPITADVSLKKAWSLMKENNVKSLPVVDNQGKLKGLASISNLISTYISNWDDNILSKSSTKIDNILDALSAKAIYLSSENPSFPGKIIVAAMLPESFEEYINEGDIVISGDRKDIQSIIVKAKASLLIVTGNHDLSEEIFEKAKKAGTSIILTPYDSFTTARLIVQSIPVGYILNNSEIITFNVNDYVEDAKDTMIKTRYKSYPVLDESNKVVGTISRDHLISKDKKKLILVDHNEKSQTIDGLEDAEILEIIDHHRIGDIQTGSPIYFRNQPIGSSSSIIGLIFFENGITPSKKAAGLLCGAIISDTLLFSSPTTTDTDRTILKKLAEIAEIDPEDFAGKMFKAGTSLEGKTVTEIFNQDYKIFNLSNYKVGVSQVTTMDLEGFEPTKPEMISYMETKAKDEKFNVLLLLLTDILKGGSQLIAVGPNKDIVSKAFDVKLENSSAYAPGVLSRKKQVIPPLTNTIEELNQ
- a CDS encoding calcium-translocating P-type ATPase, PMCA-type, translating into MINEKEIYNGLSSQEAEARLKKYGLNVLEKKKSISALSIFLSQFNDFITWVLIGATIISGLMGEKADAITIIIIIIMNAILGFIQEFRTEKSLEALKEMASPTAKVMRDGNIQVINAENLVPGDLIIIESGDRIPADAIIVKSSNIMVDESLLTGESVGVSKTRSNQNNNIYMGAVVLTGKGEGRIVETGMNTEMGKIANLLQNIDEDKTPLKEKLASLGRILVILCIGICVIVTGLGIIRGQDKYEMFLLGVSLAVAAIPEGLPAIVTVALALGVSRMLKRNALIRKLPAVETLGCTSIICSDKTGTLTQNIMTVKSIYYNGKMHSENSFNDNVLVPLKKAFTYCNDSDLNYKEKNLNKGLMGDPTETALIKAFFASVDELKRFLNRINRISEIPFDSNRKMMSVLLNEQGKKTAYVKGAPERIIERCKYIFINGKVELFTTNYKSKVQSAVDSMANRALRCIGAAYKNNGIITENNQEKDLIFLGLAGMIDPPREEVKPAVLKCKEAGIKPIMITGDHKNTAFAIGKELDICSDISEVITGEELDRLDDKKLSNAINKVKIFARVSPEHKLRIVRAFKKKNKIVAMTGDGVNDAPAVKEADIGISMGISGTDVTKEASSMILLDDNFTTIVSAVEEGRVIYNNIRKFIRYLLSCNLGEVITMFLASLLYLDTPLLPIQILLVNLATDGLPAIALGVDPPDKDVMYEMPRAKDESIFARGLKEKIIIRGSLIGVCTVLSFLVGKLFHMSLETSRTIALGTLIMSQLIHVFECRSEKHSIFEIKLFTNIYLVGAVTLSIIMLMAVIYVPFLRIIFHTNALNIGQWLIIIFFSGFISMINSLYLFFNKGN